A region from the Spirochaetota bacterium genome encodes:
- a CDS encoding SLC13 family permease, whose product MSYKQILCLIIYFFVYILISSKRFKFFNLGRTGVALFGVVLMFIFKLFSANEFISLIDWDTIILLFSLMIIIEYLDESGFFDFLSFYIFKDYYDPKKLIFLIVFLVGLSSAFFINDITCLILTPMILRVLIKKGLNPLPYLIAIATSSNIGAIIAYTGAPQNMIIGNLCSLSFSKYFILMFPLGLILLYFNYIFIFLFFRKKLILNKNINHQIYENKISFSKINKIINLENIEKEKSKDNNKIKIKNSIFINKKIKEKIDLFIHDLKRIRRPLFRRSVTVALLTFLSFFIFKPISWVALIGAVILIVISKKNETEYLKRIDWNLLIFFICLFGLIGALNESGLTIYLFEKFIKNFELNLKNFFIFNLVSLIFSNIFSNVPYVLIVKEIIQKIPDNNIWYLFLAFTSTIAGNMTLLGAVANIIVAEKAKNEVQISFKEFFMYGFPSTLILFILGFFIIYLYWLVIPFL is encoded by the coding sequence TTGAGCTATAAACAAATATTATGTTTAATTATCTATTTTTTTGTATATATTTTGATTTCATCAAAAAGATTTAAGTTTTTCAATTTAGGTAGAACTGGAGTTGCTCTTTTTGGTGTAGTATTAATGTTTATATTTAAGCTTTTTTCAGCAAATGAATTTATTTCTTTAATAGATTGGGACACTATAATTTTATTATTTAGCTTAATGATAATAATAGAATATCTTGATGAATCTGGGTTTTTTGATTTTTTGTCTTTTTATATTTTTAAAGACTATTATGATCCAAAAAAACTTATATTTTTAATTGTGTTTCTTGTTGGATTATCTTCAGCTTTTTTTATAAATGATATTACATGTTTGATTCTCACTCCGATGATATTAAGAGTTTTAATAAAAAAAGGTTTAAATCCATTACCTTATCTTATTGCAATTGCAACATCTTCAAATATAGGAGCAATTATTGCATATACTGGAGCTCCTCAAAATATGATAATAGGAAATTTATGCAGTCTCTCTTTTTCAAAATATTTTATTTTAATGTTTCCTTTAGGCCTTATTTTACTTTATTTTAATTATATTTTTATTTTTTTATTTTTTAGAAAAAAATTAATATTAAATAAAAATATAAACCATCAAATTTATGAGAATAAAATAAGCTTTTCTAAAATTAATAAAATTATAAATTTAGAAAATATAGAAAAAGAAAAAAGTAAAGATAATAATAAAATAAAAATTAAAAACAGTATTTTTATCAATAAAAAAATAAAAGAAAAGATAGATTTATTTATTCATGATTTGAAGAGAATAAGAAGGCCTCTCTTTAGAAGATCTGTTACAGTTGCTTTATTAACCTTTTTATCATTTTTTATATTTAAACCAATATCGTGGGTTGCATTGATTGGAGCTGTTATTTTAATTGTTATTTCTAAAAAAAATGAAACTGAATATTTAAAAAGAATAGATTGGAATTTATTAATTTTTTTTATATGTTTATTTGGACTCATTGGTGCATTAAATGAATCTGGATTAACAATTTATCTATTTGAGAAATTTATAAAAAATTTTGAGCTAAATTTAAAAAATTTCTTTATTTTTAATTTAGTTTCACTTATTTTTTCAAATATATTTTCAAATGTCCCTTATGTTTTAATTGTTAAAGAAATAATACAAAAGATACCTGATAATAATATTTGGTATCTTTTTCTTGCATTTACAAGTACTATAGCAGGCAATATGACTTTATTAGGTGCAGTGGCAAATATTATTGTAGCAGAAAAAGCTAAAAACGAAGTAC
- the mnmA gene encoding tRNA 2-thiouridine(34) synthase MnmA encodes MYNNMKTKVAVGMSGGIDSSFAAYKLLEEGYEVIGVTMLGSKEKYEIGKCCSFSDIEDAKLIAKKLNIDHVIVDLTKEFEENVIKPFINDFYNLKTPNPCIICNEKIKFGLLMDYCLENLKVNYFATGHYARIKNKSFISKALDSQKDQSYFLYRIPKNKIEKIIFPCGNFYKKDIKDIIAFNNLINPYSKKESYDICFIKGKDYVPFLLSNSENNIIKNGYFISQEGEIISKHKGTLYYTIGQRKGLNIAIGKKTYIREIKEDGNIIIGEKPFVKSIKITNLNLFLNPINLKEFYNIKIRYRTKEVKCKIDFNSSKLCSNNALNSFLYINILEDVEASAPGQSAVIYDDDIVIGGGIIEKIYLS; translated from the coding sequence ATTTATAATAATATGAAAACAAAAGTTGCAGTTGGAATGTCAGGTGGTATAGATTCAAGCTTTGCTGCTTATAAGCTTTTAGAAGAAGGTTATGAAGTTATTGGTGTCACAATGCTTGGATCAAAAGAAAAGTATGAGATAGGAAAGTGTTGTTCTTTCTCTGATATCGAAGATGCAAAATTAATTGCAAAAAAACTTAATATTGATCATGTAATTGTTGATTTAACTAAAGAATTTGAAGAAAATGTGATCAAACCTTTTATTAATGATTTTTATAATTTAAAAACTCCAAATCCTTGTATAATTTGTAACGAAAAAATAAAATTTGGTTTATTAATGGATTATTGCTTAGAAAACCTTAAAGTTAATTATTTTGCTACAGGACACTATGCAAGAATAAAAAATAAGTCTTTTATTTCAAAAGCTCTAGATTCTCAAAAAGACCAATCCTACTTTTTATATAGAATTCCTAAAAATAAAATAGAAAAAATAATTTTCCCTTGTGGAAATTTTTATAAAAAAGATATTAAAGATATAATTGCATTCAATAATCTTATTAATCCATATTCAAAAAAGGAATCTTATGATATTTGTTTTATAAAAGGTAAAGACTATGTCCCTTTTCTTTTATCAAACTCTGAAAATAATATTATAAAAAATGGATATTTTATTAGTCAAGAGGGGGAAATTATTTCTAAACATAAAGGAACATTATATTATACAATTGGTCAGAGAAAAGGATTGAATATTGCTATTGGGAAAAAAACTTATATTAGGGAGATAAAAGAAGATGGAAATATTATAATTGGAGAAAAACCTTTTGTAAAATCAATAAAAATAACTAATTTAAACCTTTTTTTAAATCCAATCAATTTAAAAGAATTTTATAATATTAAAATACGATATAGAACTAAAGAGGTCAAATGTAAAATCGATTTTAATTCCTCAAAACTATGTTCTAATAATGCATTAAATTCTTTTTTATATATAAATATACTTGAGGATGTAGAAGCTTCTGCCCCCGGTCAATCTGCAGTTATTTATGATGATGATATTGTGATCGGTGGAGGAATAATAGAAAAAATTTATCTAAGTTGA
- a CDS encoding LPP20 family lipoprotein, translated as MSKFMRSKFFIIIITLSILIFNFLIYSCTSKDTNISKISSSKEPQWISQIPKDDNYYYFVGSGGPVLEESEGEKIALNDIQSKLFLLLGATVNTYLENNQIYKISENKEEFSNYLKSVVNVEGKGIISKFEIVDKYLKKTSDNKIIVYILARISKDAVIKEQKRLEKIYQEKLEYFLIPEQKANNYLKEGLYYEAIFESLKASQNAFLSDYENKLIVAERNLDRIIEISKKLKSNLYIPSSMLFLNEKQTEPFTYEVLFLDKGETKPVRNIPITFFYKDLNNVGDIITKEYKTTTNNFGKAYFSYSKIPFAGNSSIIAFLDIFDLIDNYIKIINENQVLREKANLIRNNFASLKESKNYNISSKTITLKTFFIFDFYDNSNNKIQSLNISNFLANLTKLGIKFSKSLNISIEKSDNIQNLLIFYKNDFIKNDIERVIVIRGETKSIKEYAGKQIASIDITSYIYIPKDDTLNYLYVNTTGNGDNIMLAILDGYQKGLEKLYNILLRFL; from the coding sequence ATGAGTAAATTCATGAGATCAAAATTTTTTATAATTATAATAACTCTATCTATTTTAATTTTTAACTTTTTAATCTATAGTTGTACAAGTAAAGATACTAATATATCAAAAATTTCTTCATCAAAAGAACCACAATGGATCTCTCAAATTCCAAAAGATGATAATTATTATTATTTTGTTGGCTCTGGGGGACCAGTTTTGGAAGAATCAGAAGGTGAAAAGATAGCCTTAAATGATATTCAATCTAAACTATTTTTATTATTAGGAGCTACCGTTAATACTTATTTAGAAAATAATCAAATTTATAAAATATCAGAAAATAAGGAAGAATTTTCAAACTACTTAAAATCAGTAGTTAATGTTGAAGGAAAAGGTATTATTTCTAAATTCGAAATTGTAGATAAATATTTAAAGAAAACATCTGATAATAAAATAATAGTATATATTCTTGCAAGGATTTCTAAAGATGCTGTAATAAAAGAACAGAAAAGACTTGAAAAGATATATCAAGAAAAACTTGAGTACTTCTTAATACCAGAACAAAAAGCTAACAATTATTTGAAAGAAGGGCTTTACTATGAAGCAATATTTGAATCATTAAAAGCTTCTCAAAATGCTTTTCTATCTGATTATGAAAATAAGCTTATTGTTGCTGAAAGAAATCTAGATAGAATTATTGAGATATCAAAAAAACTAAAATCAAATCTTTATATTCCATCATCAATGCTTTTTTTAAATGAAAAACAGACAGAACCTTTTACTTATGAAGTTTTGTTTTTAGATAAAGGAGAAACAAAACCTGTAAGAAATATACCCATAACATTTTTCTATAAAGATTTAAATAATGTTGGAGATATTATAACTAAAGAATATAAAACAACTACTAATAATTTTGGTAAAGCATATTTTTCATATTCAAAGATTCCATTTGCTGGCAACTCTTCAATTATTGCATTTTTAGATATATTCGACCTAATTGATAATTATATTAAAATTATTAATGAAAACCAAGTTTTAAGAGAAAAAGCAAATCTTATAAGAAACAATTTTGCTTCTCTTAAAGAATCTAAAAATTATAATATCTCTTCTAAAACTATTACCTTAAAAACATTTTTTATATTTGATTTTTATGATAATTCAAATAATAAAATTCAAAGCTTAAATATTAGTAACTTCTTAGCAAATCTAACTAAACTCGGAATAAAGTTTTCAAAATCATTAAATATATCTATTGAAAAAAGTGATAATATTCAAAACCTTTTAATATTTTATAAAAATGATTTTATTAAAAATGATATTGAAAGAGTTATAGTTATAAGAGGAGAAACAAAAAGCATAAAAGAGTATGCTGGTAAACAAATTGCATCTATTGATATAACTTCATATATTTATATACCAAAAGATGATACACTTAATTATTTATACGTAAATACAACAGGTAATGGAGATAATATAATGCTTGCAATATTAGATGGTTACCAAAAAGGACTTGAAAAACTTTACAATATACTTCTAAGATTTTTATAG
- the speD gene encoding adenosylmethionine decarboxylase → MQALGRHILVEFYDCNPEILNDEIYIENEMLEGARKARATIISSTFHKFSPHGVSGVIVIAESHIAIHTWPEYKYAAVDIFTCGETIDPWIIYKYLEEKFEASSSSRLELKRGQFEVPAGVTLKHKP, encoded by the coding sequence ATGCAAGCTTTAGGTAGACACATTTTAGTTGAATTTTACGATTGTAACCCTGAAATATTAAACGATGAAATTTATATAGAAAATGAAATGCTAGAAGGAGCAAGAAAAGCTAGAGCAACAATAATTTCTTCAACATTCCATAAATTCTCACCACACGGTGTTTCTGGTGTTATTGTTATTGCAGAGTCACATATTGCTATTCATACATGGCCGGAATATAAATATGCTGCAGTTGATATTTTTACATGCGGAGAAACAATTGATCCTTGGATAATATATAAATATTTAGAAGAAAAATTTGAAGCAAGTAGTTCTTCCAGGTTAGAATTAAAAAGAGGACAATTTGAAGTTCCAGCTGGTGTTACATTAAAACATAAACCCTAA